One Deefgea tanakiae genomic region harbors:
- a CDS encoding response regulator: MAKKVLTVDDSTSIRQMVAFTLKSAGYEVVEAADGNAGVTQAKNQQVDLILTDQNMPGMDGLTLIRTVRALPQYASTPILMLTTESSDTMKQQGRAVGATGWLVKPFDPQKLLEVVRKVIG, from the coding sequence ATGGCTAAAAAAGTACTTACGGTGGATGACTCAACCTCAATTCGACAAATGGTCGCATTTACGCTTAAAAGCGCTGGTTATGAGGTGGTTGAAGCTGCAGATGGCAATGCGGGCGTGACTCAAGCAAAAAATCAGCAAGTGGATTTAATTCTGACCGATCAAAATATGCCAGGTATGGATGGCTTGACGCTGATTCGCACTGTTCGTGCATTACCTCAATATGCCAGCACTCCAATCCTTATGCTGACCACCGAGTCGAGCGATACGATGAAGCAACAAGGTCGTGCGGTGGGGGCGACGGGATGGTTGGTTAAACCGTTTGATCCGCAAAAATTGCTTGAAGTCGTCCGTAAAGTCATTGGTTAG
- a CDS encoding chemotaxis protein CheW: MTIDMSQFIAVFFDEAAEHLASLEALLLKLNVANPDAEELNAIFRAAHSIKGGAATFGFSDLTEVTHILENLLDRIRKHETVLRPEMVDVFLRTGDVLQDMLAAHRGQGDADAEAIVQVTRELAQFSNEDNPASSNERISIEIAAGDEFDMAALLRELTSHGEIIDYEHGDNARPWRFRIDSTQMSASILDSISFLINPERISISEGEESDAGYGLFTPAEKSESTSADEAYGFFEQITKPEETTNDGYGFFEPLPVKKDALVEGEGFGFFVPAESLPIRETVVPQAEVAVTLVSELNRRSGDRVAADRAPAGDKSDTSIRVSVEKVDQLLNLVGELVITQSMLAQNALQLDPVLHEKLLSGVAQLERNTRELQESVMSIRMMPISFVFNRYPRLVRDLAGKLNKQVELRMIGENTELDKGFIEKLSDPMTHLVRNSLDHGLETPEVRLAKGKPAQGNLTLKAFHQGGNIVIEVSDDGAGLNRERILAKAKERGFNVSDSMPDSEVWMLIFEAGFSTAAEVTDVSGRGVGMDVVRKNIQSMGGRVEIQSMAGVGSTISVRLPLTLAILDGMSIAASDELYIIPLTFIIESLQPRVIDIKGMAGRGNVINVRGEYLPLIALYEIFNLPSKVNSFEEGIAIILEAEGQKIALFVDNLLGQHQVVVKNLETNYRRVPGVAGATIMGDGHVAFILDVAALVQMAQQISPPNLIPVAA, translated from the coding sequence ATGACAATTGATATGAGCCAGTTTATTGCTGTGTTCTTTGATGAAGCAGCAGAGCATTTGGCAAGTCTTGAGGCCTTGTTGCTTAAATTGAATGTCGCAAATCCAGACGCTGAAGAACTCAACGCCATTTTTCGTGCCGCGCATTCGATTAAGGGCGGTGCGGCAACATTTGGGTTTAGTGATTTAACCGAAGTAACACATATTCTTGAAAATCTACTCGATCGAATTCGCAAGCATGAAACTGTATTGCGTCCAGAGATGGTAGATGTGTTCTTGCGAACGGGTGATGTACTCCAAGACATGTTGGCAGCTCATCGCGGTCAAGGCGATGCGGACGCGGAAGCCATCGTGCAAGTCACCCGAGAATTAGCCCAATTTTCAAATGAAGATAATCCAGCATCTTCTAATGAACGCATTTCAATTGAAATTGCGGCTGGCGATGAATTTGATATGGCCGCCCTGCTGCGTGAGTTAACCAGTCATGGTGAAATTATCGACTATGAGCACGGCGACAATGCACGACCATGGCGATTTCGCATCGACTCCACTCAAATGAGTGCCAGCATTCTTGATTCAATATCGTTTTTAATCAACCCAGAGCGAATTTCTATCTCTGAGGGTGAGGAGTCAGATGCTGGCTATGGTTTATTTACGCCAGCGGAAAAATCGGAATCCACGTCTGCTGATGAAGCCTATGGTTTCTTTGAGCAAATCACTAAGCCTGAAGAAACCACGAATGATGGCTATGGTTTTTTTGAGCCACTCCCTGTCAAAAAAGATGCGCTGGTGGAGGGGGAGGGATTTGGTTTCTTTGTGCCTGCTGAGTCATTGCCGATTCGAGAGACGGTCGTACCACAGGCTGAGGTGGCCGTTACATTAGTCTCTGAATTAAATCGACGCAGTGGTGATCGAGTCGCTGCTGATAGAGCCCCTGCTGGCGATAAGAGTGATACCTCAATTCGGGTTAGCGTAGAAAAAGTTGATCAGCTACTCAACTTAGTGGGCGAGCTCGTCATTACGCAGTCGATGCTGGCGCAAAACGCGCTGCAGCTTGACCCCGTTTTGCATGAAAAACTACTTTCAGGAGTGGCGCAACTGGAACGCAACACCCGCGAGTTACAAGAGTCAGTCATGTCAATTCGGATGATGCCGATCTCTTTTGTGTTTAATCGTTATCCTCGCCTAGTTCGCGACTTGGCGGGCAAACTCAATAAGCAAGTTGAACTGCGCATGATTGGTGAAAACACAGAGTTGGATAAGGGCTTTATCGAAAAGCTATCCGATCCAATGACGCATTTGGTTCGCAATAGCCTCGATCATGGGCTTGAAACCCCCGAGGTTCGCCTAGCGAAAGGCAAACCAGCCCAAGGGAATCTCACGCTCAAAGCCTTTCATCAAGGCGGCAATATTGTCATTGAGGTGAGTGATGATGGCGCTGGTCTTAATCGTGAACGAATATTAGCCAAAGCCAAAGAGCGGGGCTTTAATGTTAGTGATTCAATGCCCGATTCCGAAGTGTGGATGCTAATTTTTGAGGCTGGATTCTCGACCGCGGCCGAAGTGACGGATGTTTCTGGGCGTGGGGTAGGGATGGATGTGGTGCGCAAAAATATCCAATCTATGGGCGGACGCGTAGAAATTCAATCTATGGCGGGAGTTGGTTCAACGATCAGTGTTCGCTTGCCGCTGACTTTAGCCATTTTGGATGGTATGTCGATTGCGGCATCCGATGAGCTTTATATTATTCCACTCACATTTATTATTGAATCGCTGCAGCCGCGTGTGATTGATATTAAAGGCATGGCTGGGCGTGGCAATGTCATTAATGTACGTGGAGAATATTTGCCATTAATTGCACTGTATGAAATTTTTAACTTGCCATCAAAAGTCAACTCATTTGAAGAAGGGATTGCCATTATTTTGGAAGCAGAAGGGCAGAAGATCGCTTTGTTTGTCGATAATTTATTGGGCCAGCATCAAGTCGTTGTTAAAAATCTTGAAACCAATTATCGCCGAGTTCCAGGCGTAGCAGGTGCGACCATTATGGGTGATGGCCATGTTGCATTTATTCTCGATGTTGCGGCTTTAGTGCAAATGGCGCAGCAAATTTCTCCCCCGAATTTAATACCTGTTGCTGCATAA
- a CDS encoding chemotaxis protein CheW, whose product MDALMKDDDANRELLVFALGKEEYGIDILKVQEIRGYDAVTGIANAPNFIKGVINLRGNIVPIVDLRIKFSLGNVVYDQFTVVIIINVSQRTMGIVVDGVSDVMTLATDQLRAAPEFGSALDTAYILGLGTVEDRMIILVDIEKLMTSADMALVEAVAA is encoded by the coding sequence ATGGATGCTTTAATGAAAGATGATGATGCCAATCGTGAATTGCTGGTTTTTGCATTGGGAAAAGAAGAATACGGCATTGATATTCTTAAAGTACAAGAGATTCGTGGTTATGATGCCGTAACTGGCATTGCGAATGCACCAAATTTTATTAAGGGCGTTATTAATCTGCGTGGCAATATTGTGCCGATTGTTGATTTGCGAATTAAGTTCAGTTTGGGGAATGTTGTTTACGATCAATTTACTGTTGTAATTATTATTAATGTTTCTCAGCGCACTATGGGAATAGTAGTAGATGGGGTGTCGGATGTGATGACTTTAGCCACGGATCAACTCCGCGCTGCTCCTGAATTCGGATCTGCGCTCGATACAGCTTATATTTTAGGATTGGGTACGGTTGAAGATCGAATGATTATTTTAGTGGATATCGAAAAACTAATGACCAGCGCCGATATGGCGTTAGTTGAAGCTGTTGCGGCTTAA
- a CDS encoding methyl-accepting chemotaxis protein, producing the protein MNNLTFSRRLSFGIAAIVAMLVILAAVAYSASSRTKADMEHLSGETLPLVIDGQLLINEANTIARSLRNMQIIGFATAEDKSKSAEEWERVMASRSTIKGILEKIEATAKQANDEAALKDLAVISEKRAIFVGAQTKFKALFDAGDVAGARLFVMGELRDSFNTYRDEILALNKLEQEQAISRAKTLVESSQGTQTTILFAAGLGLLLAVVIAVLLLRRVRQQLGGELETLQSVIERMAAGDLSQDVQLAAGDNGSMLAQVNTLQLKLRANAKTASENVRIKIALDSVSTSVMIADAERNIIYCNRAVDRLLATAEADIRKDLPQFSARNIIGANIDGFHKNPAHQRGMLDRLTTEHRASIVVGGRTFALIVNPVMNEKNGREGYVVEWLDRTEALAAELREKQLADENARILGALESTSTNVMLADENRVIVYMNKAVTSMLSGVQNDLRKVLPHFDVSKLIGTNIDGFHKNPSHQSSLLANLTSAYRSQITVAGKTFLLIASPVFSKEGKRLGSVVEWVDRTQEVAVEGEVGSLVDAAVNGDFTKRVDPTGKEGFMLKLAEGMNQLVASNEAGLNDVARVLGALAQGDLTQQITADYRGLLGQLKDDCNTTTARLAEIVTNIKEAASTINVASQEIAAGNSNLSSRTEQQAASLEETASSMEELTSTVKQNAENARQANQLAIGASDIAVKGGDVVGQVVSTMADINDSAKKIVDIISVIDGIAFQTNILALNAAVEAARAGEQGRGFAVVASEVRNLAQRSAGAAKEIKTLIGDSVLKVEAGSKLVDQAGNTMQDVVGAVRRVTDIMSEISAASSEQSAGIEQVNQAITTMDENTQQNAALVEEAAAAAESLEDQANNLTQTVGIFKLVAGQQVSRSAVARVAAPKLGASRPPAKQAPAGRSIPKLGSDDGDWEEF; encoded by the coding sequence ATGAATAATTTAACATTTAGTCGTCGTTTGTCATTCGGTATTGCAGCTATTGTCGCTATGCTGGTGATTTTAGCCGCGGTGGCTTATAGCGCCAGCAGTCGTACCAAAGCAGATATGGAGCACTTATCGGGTGAAACCTTACCGCTGGTTATTGATGGCCAACTACTGATTAACGAAGCCAATACCATCGCCCGTTCTTTACGTAATATGCAAATCATTGGCTTTGCTACTGCTGAAGATAAAAGCAAATCGGCAGAAGAATGGGAGCGTGTAATGGCTTCTAGATCAACAATTAAAGGAATTTTAGAAAAGATTGAAGCAACGGCTAAGCAAGCTAATGATGAGGCTGCATTAAAAGACCTAGCCGTAATTTCGGAAAAACGAGCCATTTTTGTTGGCGCACAAACAAAGTTTAAGGCGCTGTTTGATGCGGGCGATGTGGCTGGAGCGCGTTTATTTGTCATGGGCGAGTTGCGAGATAGCTTCAATACCTACCGAGATGAAATTCTGGCCTTGAATAAACTAGAGCAAGAACAGGCGATTTCTCGTGCAAAAACATTGGTTGAATCGTCACAAGGCACGCAGACCACCATTCTATTCGCGGCGGGCTTAGGTCTGTTATTGGCGGTGGTGATTGCAGTGTTGTTGCTGCGCCGTGTTCGTCAACAATTAGGTGGTGAGTTGGAAACTTTGCAGTCGGTGATTGAGCGGATGGCGGCGGGTGATTTGAGCCAAGATGTGCAATTAGCTGCTGGAGATAACGGTAGCATGTTGGCACAAGTGAATACCCTGCAACTCAAACTTCGTGCCAATGCCAAAACAGCATCAGAGAATGTTCGTATCAAAATCGCGTTGGATTCAGTTTCAACCAGCGTGATGATTGCCGATGCCGAACGGAATATTATTTACTGTAATCGGGCTGTGGATCGCTTGTTAGCGACGGCCGAAGCGGATATCCGTAAAGACCTACCGCAATTTAGCGCGCGCAATATCATTGGTGCCAATATCGATGGTTTCCACAAAAACCCAGCGCATCAACGCGGCATGCTTGATCGTCTTACGACAGAGCATCGCGCCAGTATTGTGGTTGGCGGGCGTACTTTTGCCTTGATTGTTAATCCGGTGATGAATGAAAAAAATGGCCGTGAAGGCTATGTGGTTGAATGGTTGGATCGCACCGAAGCATTGGCGGCTGAATTGCGCGAAAAACAACTCGCCGATGAAAACGCTCGTATTCTGGGTGCGCTGGAATCCACATCAACGAATGTGATGTTGGCCGATGAAAACCGCGTGATTGTGTATATGAATAAAGCCGTAACCAGTATGTTGTCTGGTGTTCAAAACGATTTGCGCAAAGTATTGCCGCATTTTGATGTGAGTAAATTGATTGGTACGAATATTGATGGCTTCCATAAAAATCCAAGTCATCAATCAAGTTTGCTGGCAAATTTAACTAGCGCATATCGCAGTCAAATTACGGTTGCTGGTAAGACTTTCCTATTGATCGCTAGCCCCGTATTTTCCAAGGAAGGGAAACGACTAGGCTCTGTGGTGGAGTGGGTTGATCGTACGCAAGAAGTTGCGGTTGAAGGTGAGGTCGGTAGTTTGGTCGATGCCGCAGTGAATGGCGACTTTACTAAGCGGGTCGATCCGACGGGTAAAGAAGGCTTTATGCTGAAGTTGGCCGAGGGCATGAATCAACTCGTGGCATCGAATGAAGCTGGTTTAAACGACGTTGCTCGAGTATTAGGTGCCTTGGCGCAAGGTGATTTAACGCAACAAATTACTGCTGATTATCGTGGTTTGCTGGGGCAACTGAAAGACGACTGCAACACCACAACGGCGCGTTTGGCTGAAATCGTCACCAATATTAAAGAGGCCGCGAGCACGATTAATGTCGCCTCGCAAGAAATCGCCGCGGGTAATAGCAATCTATCTAGCCGTACCGAGCAACAAGCGGCCAGCTTGGAAGAAACCGCCTCCAGCATGGAAGAACTCACCAGTACCGTGAAACAAAATGCCGAAAATGCGCGACAAGCGAATCAACTGGCCATCGGTGCATCCGATATCGCGGTGAAAGGTGGCGATGTCGTAGGGCAAGTGGTTTCGACGATGGCGGATATCAATGATTCGGCGAAGAAAATTGTCGATATTATTTCGGTGATTGACGGTATTGCTTTCCAAACCAATATTCTGGCATTGAATGCCGCAGTGGAGGCCGCGCGCGCTGGTGAACAAGGGCGTGGTTTTGCTGTGGTTGCTTCTGAGGTGCGTAATTTGGCGCAACGCTCAGCGGGTGCCGCCAAAGAGATTAAGACTTTGATTGGTGATTCAGTGCTTAAAGTCGAGGCCGGCTCGAAATTAGTCGATCAAGCCGGTAATACGATGCAGGATGTCGTCGGCGCAGTGCGACGCGTGACGGACATCATGAGTGAGATCTCTGCTGCATCCAGTGAGCAAAGCGCAGGGATTGAGCAAGTAAATCAAGCCATCACGACAATGGATGAAAATACCCAACAGAATGCGGCGTTGGTTGAAGAGGCCGCTGCCGCTGCGGAAAGTTTGGAAGATCAAGCCAACAACTTAACGCAAACTGTGGGCATCTTTAAATTGGTGGCTGGGCAGCAAGTGAGCCGTTCGGCGGTGGCGCGTGTCGCAGCTCCAAAGTTGGGCGCTTCGCGTCCACCGGCAAAGCAAGCACCTGCTGGGCGTTCAATTCCGAAGCTCGGTTCGGATGATGGTGATTGGGAGGAGTTTTAA
- a CDS encoding CheR family methyltransferase: MASNPVVSNEHEFSYGSADFNKVVQLIYQRAGIRLNDSKQQMVYSRLARRLRALSMNSFAEYLRLLEQNPNSEEWQQFTNALTTNLTSFFREAYHFDMLAAQMQESSSRPFRVWCAAASTGEEPYSLAMTAIEAYQVAKPNVEIIASDLDTQVLAIGAKGVYALDKLEKLSLERKRGFFLKGKDANAGKVRAKKALRELLHFQQINLLDAKWPLDGRFDAIFCRNVMIYFDQATQKIILQKMGRLLKPDGHLYVGHSENLHFLSEYYTSCGKTTYRLTERAIHEWGGR; encoded by the coding sequence ATGGCTTCAAATCCAGTTGTGAGTAATGAACATGAATTTAGCTATGGTAGTGCGGATTTTAATAAGGTCGTGCAACTGATTTATCAGCGGGCAGGGATCCGCTTAAATGATAGCAAGCAGCAGATGGTCTACAGCCGATTGGCGCGACGTTTGCGGGCCTTAAGTATGAATTCCTTTGCCGAGTATTTGCGGCTATTAGAGCAAAATCCAAATTCAGAAGAATGGCAGCAGTTTACGAATGCGTTGACGACTAATCTCACCTCATTTTTTCGCGAAGCTTATCATTTTGACATGCTGGCCGCTCAAATGCAGGAGAGTAGTTCGCGGCCTTTCCGTGTCTGGTGTGCTGCGGCATCCACTGGCGAGGAACCTTATTCATTGGCGATGACCGCGATCGAAGCCTACCAAGTCGCCAAACCGAACGTAGAGATTATTGCTTCTGATTTAGATACCCAAGTTTTGGCAATCGGAGCCAAGGGTGTCTATGCCTTGGATAAGTTAGAAAAGTTGTCCTTAGAGCGAAAGCGAGGATTTTTTCTCAAAGGGAAGGATGCAAATGCCGGAAAAGTTCGCGCAAAAAAAGCATTGCGTGAGTTGTTACATTTTCAGCAGATTAATTTATTAGATGCAAAGTGGCCCTTAGATGGGCGTTTTGACGCGATTTTCTGCCGCAATGTGATGATTTATTTTGATCAGGCCACACAAAAAATCATTCTGCAAAAAATGGGGCGCCTACTCAAACCCGATGGCCATTTGTATGTGGGACATTCCGAAAACCTGCATTTTTTGTCTGAGTACTATACCTCTTGTGGTAAAACCACTTACCGCCTCACAGAACGTGCGATTCATGAGTGGGGAGGGCGATAA
- the cheD gene encoding chemoreceptor glutamine deamidase CheD gives MSVKDYEEVLAPTLYFDRNFDTEAAKILPGEYYVTGRDMLLVTVLGSCVAACIRDPVSGIGGMNHFMLPESTEDMATVNGLSTRYGTYAMEVLINQLLKQGAKKTRLEAKVFGGGNVLRGFTVSNVGLQNAEFVKSFLSLERIPIVAQDLLDIYPRKVYFFPQTGRVLIRKLKAVHNNTIVEREKSYGARLTHMKDGGDVELFS, from the coding sequence ATGTCGGTCAAAGACTATGAAGAGGTGCTTGCCCCAACGCTGTATTTTGATCGAAATTTCGACACTGAGGCGGCTAAAATACTACCAGGGGAGTATTACGTTACAGGTCGAGACATGCTGTTGGTGACTGTACTGGGTTCGTGTGTCGCCGCATGCATTCGTGATCCAGTATCCGGTATTGGCGGCATGAATCATTTTATGCTGCCCGAGTCGACAGAGGATATGGCAACAGTGAACGGTTTGTCGACGCGTTATGGCACTTACGCCATGGAGGTATTAATAAATCAATTGTTGAAACAAGGCGCAAAAAAAACACGTTTAGAAGCCAAAGTCTTTGGCGGAGGTAATGTTTTGCGCGGATTTACTGTTTCTAATGTAGGCTTACAAAATGCCGAATTTGTAAAAAGCTTCTTGTCCTTGGAGCGCATCCCGATTGTTGCGCAAGATTTGCTCGATATTTATCCACGTAAAGTGTACTTTTTCCCGCAAACAGGACGGGTTTTAATTCGAAAATTGAAGGCAGTGCATAACAATACGATTGTTGAACGAGAAAAGAGCTACGGTGCTCGTTTAACGCATATGAAAGACGGTGGCGATGTGGAGTTGTTTTCATAA
- a CDS encoding protein-glutamate methylesterase/protein-glutamine glutaminase, with protein sequence MPKIRVIVVDDSALMRSLLKEVIDTAPDMECIAAAPDPIIAREMIRELNPDVITLDVEMPKMDGLDFLSRLMRLKPTPVLMISSLTEHGSEVALRALELGAVDIIPKPKLDIAQGIQNYADEIREKIRMASKAKVRALAKEHVASPSHSADAVLPKSVRPLMKSEKLIIVGASTGGTEALKEFLLPMPPDAPAILIAQHMPEMFTKSFANRLDSLCRITVKEAEHGERVLPGHAYIAPGHSHLVLGVSGANYVCQLSQAPPVNRHRPSVDVLFRSAANVAGRNAVGVILTGMGKDGAAGMLEMRQAGAYNFAQDEASCVVFGMPKEAIAQGGANEVVPLKDMTQKVLAWLAANGGRALRI encoded by the coding sequence GTGCCAAAAATTAGAGTGATTGTCGTTGATGATTCCGCTTTGATGCGGAGTTTATTAAAAGAAGTTATTGATACTGCGCCAGACATGGAGTGTATTGCAGCCGCGCCGGATCCGATTATTGCGCGGGAAATGATTCGAGAGCTCAATCCAGACGTGATTACGCTGGATGTTGAAATGCCCAAAATGGATGGCTTGGATTTCTTGTCGCGTTTAATGCGCTTAAAGCCGACGCCCGTCTTAATGATTTCATCGCTTACAGAGCATGGTTCAGAAGTTGCTTTACGTGCTTTAGAGTTGGGGGCGGTCGACATTATTCCAAAGCCTAAGCTCGATATTGCGCAAGGTATTCAGAATTATGCGGATGAGATACGAGAAAAAATTCGTATGGCCTCTAAGGCAAAGGTGCGAGCTTTGGCTAAAGAGCATGTCGCTTCACCGAGTCATTCTGCTGATGCGGTGTTGCCAAAATCGGTTCGCCCGCTCATGAAGTCAGAAAAATTAATTATTGTCGGTGCATCGACTGGTGGCACAGAAGCGTTAAAAGAATTTTTATTGCCAATGCCCCCGGATGCGCCAGCAATTTTAATCGCACAGCATATGCCGGAAATGTTTACTAAGTCGTTTGCCAATCGTTTGGATTCTTTGTGTCGAATTACGGTTAAAGAAGCAGAGCATGGTGAGCGCGTTCTGCCTGGGCACGCTTATATTGCTCCAGGGCACTCACATCTGGTGCTGGGTGTATCTGGGGCAAATTATGTTTGCCAATTGTCTCAAGCGCCACCTGTTAATCGTCATCGACCATCAGTGGATGTGCTATTTCGTTCGGCCGCGAATGTGGCTGGGCGAAATGCGGTAGGGGTTATTCTGACCGGCATGGGCAAAGATGGTGCAGCGGGCATGTTGGAAATGAGGCAGGCTGGTGCTTATAATTTTGCGCAAGATGAAGCAAGCTGCGTGGTGTTTGGTATGCCGAAAGAAGCAATTGCGCAAGGTGGGGCTAATGAAGTGGTTCCCCTGAAAGATATGACGCAAAAAGTATTGGCTTGGTTGGCCGCCAATGGTGGCCGAGCATTGAGGATTTAA
- a CDS encoding sigma-54-dependent transcriptional regulator, which yields MALPVLIVEDDDALREALVDTLELGGYQVIAAEDGSEALLLLETHRVGMVISDVQMQPMDGNTLLYEIKQHYPWLPVMLMTAYGVIDKAVSALHAGACHYLPKPFEPDLLLTQVEKYVLPDLGLDEVLAEAPIMKQLMDIARRAAMADASIMLTGESGVGKEVMARYIHRHSPRASKPFVAINCAAIPEQLLESTLFGHEKGSFTGAATQHVGKFEQAQGGTLLLDEVTEMPLPLQAKLLRVLQERELERVGGVKPIALNIRVLATSNRDLAIEVKEGRFREDLFYRLNVFPLRIPALRERQEDILPLARSMLSRYSVAYQRRLPVFSHEAEQALKHYEWFGNIRELDNVIQRALILAPGDEIAAEHLYLPVVSANIAADMALDDAAETKPVTANIKDMEKNMILDALKSTNGVRKAAAEKLGMSERTLRYKLAQYREQDGNLTI from the coding sequence ATGGCTTTACCTGTTTTAATTGTTGAAGATGATGATGCTCTGCGCGAAGCCCTCGTGGATACGCTTGAATTGGGTGGCTATCAAGTGATTGCTGCAGAAGATGGATCTGAAGCTTTGTTGTTATTGGAAACGCATCGCGTGGGTATGGTGATATCTGACGTGCAAATGCAGCCGATGGATGGCAATACACTCTTGTATGAGATTAAGCAGCACTATCCATGGCTCCCCGTGATGTTGATGACAGCTTATGGCGTGATCGATAAAGCGGTTTCCGCACTGCATGCAGGTGCATGCCATTACTTGCCTAAGCCTTTTGAACCCGATTTATTGCTAACGCAGGTTGAGAAGTACGTTCTTCCCGATTTGGGCTTGGACGAAGTACTGGCAGAAGCTCCGATCATGAAGCAGTTGATGGATATTGCTCGCCGTGCCGCGATGGCTGATGCATCCATCATGCTCACTGGTGAGTCGGGTGTCGGTAAAGAAGTTATGGCGCGCTACATTCATCGCCATAGTCCACGCGCTAGCAAGCCTTTTGTCGCGATTAATTGCGCAGCCATTCCCGAGCAACTGCTTGAGTCAACCTTGTTTGGTCATGAGAAAGGCTCATTTACTGGCGCAGCAACGCAGCATGTCGGTAAGTTTGAACAGGCGCAGGGTGGCACTTTGTTGCTGGATGAAGTGACTGAAATGCCTTTGCCCTTGCAAGCTAAACTGTTGCGTGTATTACAAGAACGAGAATTAGAGCGGGTCGGGGGAGTGAAGCCCATCGCTTTAAATATTCGTGTGCTGGCAACGAGCAATCGAGATTTGGCGATCGAGGTGAAAGAAGGCCGATTCCGTGAAGATTTGTTTTATCGCTTGAATGTATTTCCACTCAGAATCCCCGCGCTGCGAGAACGGCAAGAAGATATTTTGCCTTTGGCACGATCTATGCTTTCTCGTTATTCAGTAGCATACCAACGGCGCTTACCCGTGTTCTCTCATGAAGCGGAGCAAGCACTGAAGCATTATGAATGGTTCGGCAATATCCGTGAGCTAGACAATGTGATTCAGCGTGCATTGATCTTGGCGCCAGGGGATGAAATTGCCGCTGAGCATTTGTATTTGCCTGTCGTGTCGGCAAATATTGCCGCCGATATGGCGCTGGATGATGCAGCAGAAACGAAGCCTGTTACTGCCAACATCAAAGACATGGAAAAAAACATGATCTTAGATGCGCTGAAGTCGACGAATGGGGTTCGGAAGGCTGCGGCGGAGAAATTGGGTATGAGTGAGCGAACTTTGCGCTATAAACTAGCTCAATATCGTGAACAAGACGGTAATTTAACAATTTGA
- the fliE gene encoding flagellar hook-basal body complex protein FliE, which translates to MSVQGIDQVLGELRSMSALASGQSVNNPAAVSGGPDFAELLKQSIDQVNQVSQDAQAKQVAFQSGDPEANLQDVMVSLQKASLSFQTMVQVRNKLVTAYQEVMSMQV; encoded by the coding sequence ATGAGCGTGCAAGGAATTGATCAGGTTCTCGGCGAATTAAGGTCGATGTCTGCGCTGGCCTCAGGCCAGTCAGTCAATAATCCGGCAGCAGTGTCGGGCGGCCCTGATTTTGCAGAGTTACTTAAACAATCCATCGATCAAGTGAACCAAGTTTCGCAAGACGCACAAGCCAAACAAGTGGCTTTTCAGTCTGGTGATCCTGAGGCTAATTTACAAGATGTGATGGTTTCATTGCAAAAAGCCAGTTTGAGTTTTCAAACTATGGTTCAAGTGCGCAATAAGCTTGTTACTGCCTATCAAGAAGTTATGAGTATGCAGGTATAA